One Clostridium novyi NT genomic window carries:
- a CDS encoding peptide chain release factor 3, which yields MANLRSEIEKRRTFAIISHPDAGKTTLTEKLLLYGGAIREAGSVKGRRASKHAVSDWMEIEKQRGISVTSSVLQFNYDNHCINILDTPGHQDFSEDTYRTLMAADSAVMVIDGAKGVEDQTRKLFHVCSLRDIPIFTFINKLDREARDPFELLEDIEEELGIKSYPMNWPIGCGAHFKGVYDRFKKQVLLFNGGNHGSSAVSIIEGSLDDPSIIETIGEELHEKLIDEIELLDEAGEEFDLEKIANGELTPVFFGSALTNFGVQPFLEGFLKLTPPPLNRHSDIGEIDAFSEDFTAFVFKIQANMNKAHRDRIAFMRICSGKFTKGMEVFHMEQGKKVRLAQPQQFLAEEREIVDEAYAGDIIGVFDPGMFRIGDTLCSASNKFKFDGIPVFAPEHFARVRTVDTMKRKQFIKGMTEIAQEGAIQVFKELHIGIEEIIVGVVGVLQFEVLEYRMKNEYNVDIKMERLPYRYIRWIEETKIKPDDLNITSDTKVVKDLKDEQLLIFSNDWGINWALEHNDGLVLSDISKA from the coding sequence GTGGCAAATTTGAGAAGCGAAATAGAAAAAAGAAGAACTTTTGCTATCATATCTCACCCGGATGCTGGTAAAACCACACTTACAGAAAAACTTCTATTATACGGAGGAGCTATAAGAGAAGCTGGGTCTGTTAAAGGTAGAAGAGCTTCAAAGCATGCTGTATCTGACTGGATGGAAATAGAAAAGCAAAGAGGTATTTCTGTTACATCTTCAGTTTTACAATTTAACTATGACAACCATTGTATAAACATACTAGATACACCAGGTCACCAAGACTTTAGTGAAGATACATATAGAACTCTTATGGCTGCAGATAGTGCAGTAATGGTAATTGACGGAGCAAAAGGTGTGGAAGATCAAACAAGAAAGTTGTTCCATGTATGTAGTTTAAGAGATATTCCTATATTTACTTTTATAAATAAGTTAGATAGAGAAGCGAGAGACCCTTTTGAATTATTAGAAGACATAGAAGAGGAACTTGGAATAAAGTCTTATCCTATGAATTGGCCTATAGGATGTGGAGCTCATTTTAAAGGTGTATATGACAGATTTAAAAAGCAAGTATTACTTTTCAATGGAGGAAATCACGGTTCTAGTGCTGTAAGCATAATAGAAGGTAGTTTAGATGATCCAAGTATTATTGAAACTATAGGTGAGGAGCTTCATGAGAAGTTAATTGATGAAATTGAACTTCTTGATGAGGCTGGAGAAGAATTTGACTTAGAAAAAATAGCAAATGGAGAATTAACTCCAGTATTCTTTGGTAGTGCATTAACTAACTTTGGTGTGCAACCTTTCCTTGAAGGATTCTTAAAACTTACACCACCTCCATTAAATAGACATTCTGATATTGGAGAAATTGATGCATTTAGTGAAGATTTTACAGCATTTGTATTTAAAATTCAAGCGAACATGAATAAAGCTCATAGAGATAGAATTGCATTTATGAGAATTTGTTCAGGTAAATTTACAAAAGGTATGGAAGTATTCCATATGGAACAAGGTAAAAAAGTTAGACTTGCTCAACCTCAACAATTCTTAGCTGAGGAAAGAGAAATTGTAGATGAAGCTTATGCTGGAGATATTATAGGTGTATTTGATCCAGGTATGTTTAGAATTGGAGATACACTTTGCTCAGCATCAAACAAGTTTAAATTTGATGGAATACCTGTGTTTGCTCCAGAACATTTTGCAAGAGTTAGAACTGTAGATACAATGAAAAGAAAACAGTTTATAAAAGGTATGACTGAAATTGCTCAAGAAGGTGCAATTCAAGTATTTAAAGAACTTCACATAGGAATTGAAGAAATCATAGTTGGTGTTGTTGGTGTACTTCAATTTGAAGTTTTAGAATACAGAATGAAAAATGAGTACAATGTTGATATTAAGATGGAAAGACTTCCATACAGATATATAAGATGGATTGAAGAGACAAAAATTAAACCAGATGATCTTAATATAACTAGTGATACTAAAGTTGTTAAAGACTTAAAAGATGAACAGTTACTTATCTTCAGCAATGACTGGGGAATAAACTGGGCATTAGAACATAATGATGGACTTGTATTATCAGATATAAGTAAAGCTTAA
- the yidA gene encoding sugar-phosphatase: MYKLIALDMDNTLLDSSKMITSDNKTAINKASEKGVKVVLATGRFITGISKYLKELNLDNKDNYCVTCNGAIVINAGTHEILSKTLLEYDDLCYLYNLSKKLGVYVHALTPEKCIVPKYNEFSAIEIGMNQVEFEEMSFSELEPSVEIIKILFVGPKEKIASIMNTLPKEVYEKYTVMRSHDNFLEFLNKKINKGFGVECLGEKLGIKKEEIICVGDAENDLHMIEYAGLGVAMGNAFPDVKKAADYITYTNDESGVAHVINKFILKEED, from the coding sequence ATGTATAAGTTAATAGCTTTAGATATGGACAACACTCTTTTAGATAGTAGCAAAATGATAACATCTGATAATAAAACAGCAATTAATAAAGCTAGTGAAAAAGGTGTTAAAGTTGTACTTGCAACTGGTAGATTTATAACAGGTATTTCTAAATACCTAAAAGAATTAAACTTAGACAATAAAGACAATTATTGTGTTACTTGTAATGGAGCAATAGTAATAAATGCTGGAACACATGAAATCCTTTCCAAAACTTTACTAGAATATGATGATCTTTGTTACCTATATAACCTTAGTAAAAAACTCGGAGTTTATGTTCATGCACTTACACCTGAAAAATGCATTGTTCCTAAATATAATGAATTTAGCGCTATAGAAATTGGCATGAATCAAGTTGAATTTGAAGAAATGTCCTTTAGTGAATTAGAGCCTTCTGTAGAAATAATAAAAATTTTATTTGTAGGTCCAAAAGAAAAAATCGCCTCAATAATGAATACATTACCAAAAGAAGTTTATGAAAAATATACAGTTATGAGAAGTCACGATAACTTTTTAGAATTTCTAAATAAAAAAATAAATAAAGGATTCGGTGTTGAATGTCTTGGAGAAAAACTGGGCATAAAGAAAGAAGAAATTATTTGTGTTGGAGATGCGGAAAATGATCTTCACATGATTGAATATGCTGGTCTTGGTGTTGCTATGGGCAATGCTTTTCCCGATGTAAAAAAGGCCGCTGATTATATTACTTATACAAATGATGAAAGTGGCGTTGCACACGTTATAAACAAATTTATATTAAAAGAAGAAGATTAA
- a CDS encoding ECF transporter S component — translation MEHKHQKQGMSSSGLKVIDLIQVGIMAAIVFVATSIVHIPSIMGVVHLGDSMVFLAAILLGRKKGAMASAIGMSLFDILHGYVLWAPFTFIIKGVMAYIAGYICYRKSYGGKNFINNLFGFILAGIFMITAYYLSGVVMARFLVYKAATLNEACLIALKDIPGNISQIVAGIIIALPLSLILKKTIKN, via the coding sequence ATGGAACATAAACACCAAAAACAGGGGATGAGTTCAAGTGGACTTAAGGTAATTGATTTAATACAAGTAGGAATAATGGCAGCCATAGTATTTGTTGCAACATCTATAGTGCATATTCCATCAATTATGGGTGTTGTGCATTTAGGTGATAGTATGGTATTTTTAGCAGCTATACTTTTAGGAAGAAAGAAAGGCGCTATGGCATCAGCCATAGGAATGAGTTTATTTGATATATTACATGGATATGTATTATGGGCGCCATTTACCTTTATTATAAAAGGAGTAATGGCATATATAGCAGGATATATATGTTATAGAAAATCTTATGGTGGAAAGAACTTTATAAATAATTTATTTGGATTTATTTTAGCCGGTATATTTATGATTACAGCTTATTATTTAAGTGGTGTTGTAATGGCAAGATTTTTAGTTTACAAAGCAGCCACATTAAATGAAGCATGTTTAATAGCTTTGAAAGATATTCCAGGTAACATATCACAAATAGTTGCTGGAATTATTATAGCACTTCCGTTAAGTTTAATATTAAAGAAAACAATTAAAAATTAG
- a CDS encoding AlbA family DNA-binding domain-containing protein, whose protein sequence is MNRKKLLSLLKRREGVKLDYKLKLDLCMESGKKEFSKDICAIANSRGGRGHLIIGVEDKTKKVVGMDKNSITEEQVQQIISSRCEPPVPISLDFVEIYGKDVGVITIYQSNQKPHQTRDNGAFYIRRGSTTDTMRKQELITAFQENMSLNIELTPVVKSSIEDLDIYLVDKYFANHNITTNDENRKILMENSKIICMDNEEKRYYATLGGLLVFSKINYIYAPNNMIKIVNKIDKSKDEVIIIQGDLLSMLEKSNEIINDILPKEYPTFAVYEGVKNAVLYRDYTIINKEIEIIIKNNSLEVISPGIIIRDTNKETENLSHNYIKRNMWIYEKIITLDNRKIFLQSGRGFSKMKKAFKDIGKVKFINSLRDNSFKVIYPGVDAL, encoded by the coding sequence ATGAATAGGAAAAAATTACTGAGCTTATTAAAAAGACGTGAAGGGGTTAAATTAGACTACAAATTAAAATTGGATTTATGTATGGAAAGTGGTAAAAAAGAATTTTCAAAGGATATATGTGCGATAGCTAATTCAAGAGGGGGAAGAGGACATCTTATAATAGGAGTAGAGGACAAGACAAAGAAAGTAGTTGGTATGGATAAAAACTCAATTACAGAGGAACAAGTACAACAGATAATATCTTCAAGATGTGAACCACCTGTACCTATAAGTTTAGACTTTGTAGAGATTTATGGAAAAGATGTAGGTGTTATAACTATATATCAAAGTAATCAAAAGCCTCATCAAACAAGGGATAATGGTGCGTTTTATATAAGAAGAGGTTCTACTACAGATACTATGAGAAAGCAGGAATTAATAACTGCATTTCAAGAAAACATGAGTTTAAACATAGAGCTTACACCAGTGGTTAAAAGTAGTATAGAAGACTTAGATATATATTTAGTTGATAAATACTTTGCAAATCACAATATAACAACTAATGATGAAAATAGAAAAATACTTATGGAAAATTCTAAGATAATATGCATGGATAATGAAGAAAAAAGATATTATGCTACATTAGGTGGTCTTTTAGTTTTTTCTAAAATAAATTATATATATGCTCCTAATAACATGATAAAAATAGTAAATAAAATAGATAAAAGTAAGGATGAAGTTATTATAATTCAAGGAGACTTATTGAGTATGCTTGAAAAGAGTAATGAAATTATAAATGATATATTACCAAAGGAGTATCCTACTTTTGCTGTCTATGAAGGAGTTAAAAATGCAGTCTTATATAGAGACTATACAATTATTAATAAAGAAATAGAAATAATAATAAAAAACAATAGTTTAGAAGTAATTAGTCCAGGAATTATAATAAGAGATACAAATAAAGAAACAGAGAATTTATCACATAATTATATAAAAAGAAACATGTGGATATATGAAAAGATAATAACACTTGATAATAGAAAAATATTTTTGCAATCTGGAAGAGGATTTTCAAAAATGAAAAAAGCTTTTAAAGATATAGGAAAGGTTAAATTTATAAATTCTTTGAGAGATAATAGCTTTAAAGTAATTTACCCAGGTGTAGATGCATTATAA
- the tyrS gene encoding tyrosine--tRNA ligase, translating into MENVNVFDTLMERGYIKQTTHEEEIRELLGKEKITFYIGFDPTADSLHVGHFIAMMFMSHMQKAGHRPIALVGGGTAMIGDPSGKTDMRKMLSEEQIQANVAGIKKQLSRFIDFSDDKAILVNNADWLLGAKYVEFIREIGVHFSVNKMLTAECFKQRLEKGLSFLEFNYMLMQAYDFLELNRKYGCVMELGGDDQWSNMIAGMDLIRRKERKPAFAMTCSLLTNSEGQKMGKTVGGALWLDAEKTSPYDFYQYWRNVADADVEKCLSLLTFVPMDEVKRLSSLEGAAINEAKKVLAFEVTKLVHGEEEAKKAQTAAEALFNGGADMSNVPTIEVEKDAIGTSLLEILLNGKAIPSKKEGRRLIEQGGLYMNDENVTDPNTVLQESDLKDGSTLIKKGKKKYYRIVVK; encoded by the coding sequence ATGGAAAATGTAAATGTATTTGATACGTTAATGGAACGTGGATACATAAAACAAACAACACATGAAGAAGAAATAAGAGAATTACTAGGAAAAGAAAAAATTACATTTTATATAGGATTTGACCCAACAGCAGACAGCTTACATGTAGGACACTTTATAGCTATGATGTTTATGTCTCATATGCAAAAAGCAGGACATAGACCAATTGCATTAGTTGGTGGCGGAACTGCAATGATAGGAGATCCAAGTGGAAAAACTGATATGAGAAAGATGCTTTCAGAAGAGCAAATACAAGCTAATGTAGCTGGTATAAAGAAGCAACTTTCAAGATTTATAGATTTTTCAGATGATAAAGCTATCTTAGTAAACAATGCTGATTGGCTTCTAGGTGCTAAATACGTTGAATTTATAAGAGAAATTGGGGTTCATTTCTCAGTAAATAAAATGCTTACTGCTGAATGCTTCAAGCAAAGATTAGAAAAAGGATTATCTTTCTTAGAATTTAATTACATGTTAATGCAAGCATATGATTTCTTAGAATTAAACAGAAAATATGGTTGTGTAATGGAGCTTGGTGGAGATGACCAATGGTCAAATATGATCGCTGGAATGGATCTTATAAGAAGAAAAGAAAGAAAACCGGCCTTTGCTATGACTTGCAGTCTTTTAACAAATAGTGAAGGACAAAAGATGGGTAAAACAGTTGGTGGAGCATTATGGCTTGATGCTGAAAAAACTTCTCCATATGACTTTTATCAATACTGGAGAAATGTAGCTGATGCAGACGTTGAAAAATGTTTATCATTACTTACATTTGTACCTATGGATGAAGTTAAAAGATTAAGCTCTCTTGAAGGTGCTGCTATAAATGAAGCTAAGAAAGTTTTAGCATTTGAAGTAACAAAACTTGTTCATGGTGAAGAAGAAGCTAAAAAAGCACAAACAGCAGCAGAAGCATTATTTAATGGTGGAGCTGATATGAGCAATGTTCCAACTATAGAAGTAGAAAAAGATGCTATTGGAACATCATTATTAGAAATACTTCTAAATGGAAAAGCAATTCCATCTAAAAAAGAAGGTAGAAGATTAATAGAACAAGGTGGACTTTACATGAACGATGAAAATGTAACAGACCCTAATACTGTTCTACAAGAATCAGATTTAAAAGATGGAAGTACATTAATTAAAAAAGGAAAGAAAAAATACTATAGAATAGTTGTAAAATAA
- a CDS encoding sensor domain-containing diguanylate cyclase: MKFYQPDSKSNMEEEYNKLKEEFETYQNFAESTIQMITEKNIKIEKKLDAMINIVEISKYINVSLSNENLIPMINDMIIGILGATYSSIYIVEDEKLKIKATNIENLDYDFYNDEEYKELFNGKYFIINSKKPLVKKNVLKNDIHSLIGVPIYLREKFIGYIVVKHTLNNFFSHEHISFILTIANQIAIALENNSLYNKIRQIAIRDPLIGIYNRKHFFNIVEEKIKKDKASKRFAIVMMDIDDFKKVNDKYGHQVGDEVLKETGKIIVDNLNKEDIVARYGGEEIIMYVSNFSSKEDVYNIVNGIRKKISENIIKYEGMKVSITASFGIAYYMEDGKSLNSVISVADNRLYIAKKANKNVVIYK, from the coding sequence ATGAAGTTTTACCAACCTGATTCGAAAAGTAATATGGAGGAAGAATATAATAAATTAAAAGAGGAATTTGAAACATATCAAAACTTTGCTGAAAGTACAATTCAAATGATAACTGAAAAGAATATAAAGATTGAAAAAAAATTAGATGCTATGATTAACATAGTGGAAATTAGTAAATATATAAATGTTTCTCTCAGTAATGAAAATTTAATTCCCATGATTAATGATATGATAATAGGAATACTAGGGGCAACTTATTCTTCCATATATATAGTTGAAGATGAAAAATTGAAGATAAAAGCTACTAATATCGAAAATTTAGATTATGATTTTTATAATGATGAAGAATATAAGGAATTATTTAATGGAAAGTACTTTATAATAAATTCTAAAAAACCTTTAGTTAAAAAAAATGTATTAAAGAATGATATACATTCTTTAATAGGAGTTCCTATATATTTAAGGGAAAAATTCATAGGATATATAGTTGTAAAACACACTTTAAATAATTTTTTCAGTCACGAGCATATAAGCTTTATTTTAACTATAGCAAATCAGATAGCAATAGCCTTAGAAAATAACTCCCTATATAATAAGATAAGACAAATAGCCATTAGAGATCCTTTAATAGGAATATATAATAGAAAGCACTTTTTTAATATTGTAGAAGAAAAAATAAAAAAAGATAAAGCTAGTAAACGGTTTGCCATCGTTATGATGGATATTGATGACTTTAAAAAGGTTAATGATAAGTATGGTCATCAAGTAGGTGATGAGGTTTTAAAAGAGACAGGAAAAATTATAGTAGACAATTTAAATAAAGAGGATATAGTAGCACGTTATGGTGGAGAAGAGATAATTATGTATGTTTCAAATTTCAGCAGTAAAGAAGACGTATACAATATCGTTAATGGTATAAGAAAAAAAATAAGTGAAAATATTATTAAGTATGAAGGAATGAAAGTATCTATTACAGCTAGTTTCGGAATTGCATATTACATGGAAGATGGAAAAAGTTTAAATAGTGTAATATCTGTGGCAGATAATAGGTTATATATTGCAAAAAAGGCGAATAAGAATGTAGTAATTTATAAGTAA